In the Posidoniimonas corsicana genome, one interval contains:
- a CDS encoding C39 family peptidase: MKPPARLIATLTLLALCGDAAAERPAAGPPVRDDGHLIARRVASWQALRQRNIVMQSRDYSCGAAALATVLRYHLGDDVTEQDVLRQLDKILTPEEVQDRIENGLALSDIRRAAVKLGYQSVVAKLTMEKLLEAKTPLVIGIEKDDFKHFVVYRGSDMRWIYLADPIRGNIRLHPRDFACQWQKNLALAVAKPGAKPPTHSALTLRLDDVQLGRTNDQLMHTLPSRVVAPPPTN, from the coding sequence ATGAAGCCGCCCGCCCGGCTGATTGCGACGCTCACGCTCCTGGCCCTGTGCGGCGACGCCGCCGCCGAGCGGCCAGCGGCCGGGCCCCCGGTGCGGGACGACGGACACCTGATCGCCCGCCGGGTGGCGAGCTGGCAGGCCCTGCGGCAGCGCAACATCGTGATGCAGAGCCGCGACTACTCGTGCGGCGCCGCGGCGCTCGCGACCGTGCTCCGCTACCACCTGGGCGACGACGTCACCGAGCAGGACGTCCTCCGCCAGCTCGACAAGATCCTCACCCCCGAGGAGGTGCAGGACCGCATCGAGAACGGCCTGGCGCTGAGCGACATCCGCCGCGCGGCGGTGAAGCTGGGCTACCAGTCGGTGGTCGCCAAGCTGACAATGGAGAAGCTGCTCGAAGCCAAGACGCCGCTGGTGATCGGCATCGAGAAGGACGACTTCAAGCACTTTGTCGTCTACCGCGGCTCCGACATGCGGTGGATCTACCTGGCCGACCCGATCCGCGGCAACATCCGGCTGCACCCGCGGGACTTCGCATGCCAGTGGCAGAAGAACCTGGCGCTGGCGGTCGCGAAGCCGGGCGCCAAGCCGCCCACGCACTCGGCGCTCACCCTCCGCCTGGACGACGTGCAGCTGGGCCGCACCAACGACCAGCTGATGCACACCCTGCCGAGCCGCGTGGTGGCGCCGCCGCCGACCAACTGA
- a CDS encoding transporter has protein sequence MTLPPTANPIHAARAFRFAATCLLMVAAPTMAGAETPDAERAFGWAGWSEQQTQPVAYQSEGQDLSGPLEWTNQASNEATQYVRSQPNPAAGLLGPFSWTNPRRERFTPGANPSPPAPTNGLGQSVDLLGPLHWRNAAAPQAAAALPPAPGSPFALAQNEQLQIPGEQPNAEIIPIPSTVPQQPAAPVPAPDANAPGGGGLAEAESLGEEPVDTSLQFLRTATVLLEPGQMQCDLGVVYQLVENDFTVVDSGSNLVEARVRQRELVVPLELRYGLTRRAQFFVGSTVGWANNEFATESFSFDDNYGGLGDTTTGLTFLLFDGQGRCTDTVLTVAATLPTGDDPFPSTLLGQSQPALGEGFWALSADLLWINSYDPVVVFYGVGMRHRFESEFFGVDVRPGNEFRATLGLGFAVNQNITLSTRFNATYITRTQLDGVSVPGSLQEPMSLRFAATIFKCQHIVEPFVDIGTTDDAADTRFGIVWTY, from the coding sequence ATGACGCTACCCCCTACCGCCAACCCGATACACGCCGCGCGGGCGTTCCGCTTCGCCGCGACGTGCCTGCTGATGGTGGCGGCCCCAACTATGGCAGGGGCCGAAACCCCGGACGCCGAGCGGGCGTTTGGCTGGGCGGGCTGGTCGGAGCAGCAGACTCAACCGGTCGCCTACCAGTCAGAAGGGCAGGACCTTTCGGGCCCGCTGGAGTGGACCAACCAGGCGTCCAACGAGGCGACCCAGTACGTGCGTTCCCAGCCCAACCCGGCCGCCGGGCTGCTGGGGCCGTTCTCCTGGACCAATCCGCGTCGAGAGCGTTTCACGCCCGGTGCGAACCCCTCGCCGCCCGCGCCGACCAACGGGCTCGGCCAATCGGTCGACCTGCTCGGCCCGCTCCACTGGCGCAACGCGGCCGCCCCCCAGGCGGCGGCCGCGTTGCCGCCGGCGCCGGGCAGCCCCTTCGCGCTCGCCCAGAACGAGCAGCTGCAGATCCCCGGCGAGCAGCCCAACGCGGAGATCATCCCGATCCCCTCGACCGTGCCGCAGCAGCCGGCGGCCCCGGTCCCGGCGCCCGACGCCAACGCCCCGGGCGGGGGCGGGTTGGCCGAAGCCGAGTCGCTCGGCGAGGAGCCGGTCGACACCAGCCTTCAGTTCCTCCGCACCGCGACCGTGCTGCTTGAGCCGGGGCAGATGCAGTGCGACCTGGGCGTGGTGTACCAGCTCGTGGAGAACGACTTCACGGTCGTCGACTCGGGCAGCAACCTCGTTGAGGCCCGGGTCCGCCAGCGCGAGCTGGTGGTCCCGCTCGAGCTACGCTACGGGCTGACCCGGCGGGCGCAGTTCTTTGTCGGGTCGACGGTGGGCTGGGCCAACAACGAGTTCGCCACCGAGTCGTTCTCGTTCGACGACAACTACGGCGGCCTGGGCGACACGACAACCGGGCTCACCTTCCTGCTGTTTGATGGGCAGGGCCGCTGCACCGACACGGTGCTGACCGTGGCCGCAACGCTGCCCACCGGCGACGACCCCTTCCCGAGCACCCTGCTGGGCCAGTCGCAGCCGGCGTTGGGCGAGGGGTTCTGGGCGCTGTCGGCGGACCTCCTGTGGATCAACAGCTACGACCCGGTCGTGGTGTTCTACGGCGTGGGGATGCGGCACCGGTTCGAGAGCGAGTTCTTCGGAGTCGACGTGCGGCCGGGCAACGAGTTCCGCGCGACGCTCGGGCTTGGGTTCGCGGTCAACCAGAACATCACGCTGAGCACCCGCTTCAATGCGACCTACATCACCCGCACGCAGCTCGACGGCGTCAGCGTGCCGGGGTCGTTGCAGGAGCCGATGTCGCTCCGCTTCGCCGCGACCATCTTCAAGTGCCAGCACATCGTCGAGCCGTTCGTCGACATCGGCACCACCGATGACGCCGCCGACACCCGGTTCGGCATCGTCTGGACCTACTAG
- a CDS encoding glycine cleavage system protein R: protein MSTNVTSLVLTILGQDRPGLVESIAQLVADHGGNWLESRMAHLAGQFAGILRVEVPEDQAENLTAALRTLSDRGLESVVQTDGTSAPALPTPLVLLDVMGQDRAGIIREISRVLAASGVNVEELSTERTAAANTGQLLFQAKARLRMPPGVDEVQLREALEAVAADLMVDVSLAGEE, encoded by the coding sequence ATGTCCACCAACGTCACCTCGCTTGTGCTCACCATCCTTGGGCAGGACCGCCCCGGCCTGGTGGAGTCGATCGCCCAACTGGTCGCCGACCACGGGGGCAACTGGCTGGAGAGCCGCATGGCGCACCTGGCGGGGCAGTTCGCCGGCATCCTGCGGGTGGAGGTGCCGGAGGATCAGGCCGAGAACCTGACCGCCGCCCTGCGGACCCTGTCCGACCGGGGGCTGGAGTCCGTTGTGCAGACCGACGGCACGTCGGCGCCTGCGCTCCCGACGCCGCTGGTGCTGCTGGACGTGATGGGGCAGGACCGCGCGGGCATCATCCGCGAGATCAGCCGCGTGCTGGCCGCTTCGGGCGTCAACGTCGAAGAGCTGAGCACCGAGCGGACCGCCGCCGCCAACACCGGCCAGCTGCTGTTCCAGGCCAAGGCCCGGCTGCGGATGCCGCCGGGCGTCGACGAGGTGCAGCTCCGCGAGGCCCTCGAGGCGGTGGCCGCCGACCTGATGGTGGACGTGTCGCTGGCGGGCGAAGAGTAG